The Candidatus Nitrosocosmicus arcticus genome includes a region encoding these proteins:
- a CDS encoding sulfite exporter TauE/SafE family protein codes for MITDVLIAFVVSIAAGLIGSMVGIGGGIINAPYLSYLNYIPSQISSTSLIAVFFTSMSSSYQYIRKGLTEKRIGLILAFSSIPGTFIGVYISNYITLNEFRFYFALILIATSLYLLFRSKILGQEKRRQDLSHTNNYLDFSRLLILVIFSLLAGTLSSSFGIGGGIIFVPCLIILLGFNMKTASATSQFALIFTSLSGLTLFIIDGKPDYYMGFILSVGSIIGGTVGSMLTGKMKSHLLLKIFSIILLIVSLKLIYDGLG; via the coding sequence ATGATCACTGATGTTCTAATTGCTTTTGTGGTTTCTATAGCGGCCGGTCTAATTGGTTCAATGGTCGGTATAGGAGGTGGTATAATAAATGCCCCGTATCTTAGTTATCTCAATTATATCCCATCGCAAATTTCTTCAACAAGCCTTATTGCAGTTTTTTTTACCAGTATGTCTTCTTCATATCAGTATATTAGAAAAGGATTGACCGAAAAAAGGATCGGATTGATCCTGGCGTTCTCCTCTATTCCTGGAACTTTCATCGGTGTTTACATTTCTAATTACATTACTTTAAATGAATTTAGATTCTATTTTGCGCTCATTTTAATAGCTACCTCTTTATACTTATTATTTCGATCAAAAATACTAGGTCAAGAGAAAAGACGACAGGATCTCTCGCACACGAATAATTATTTGGATTTTTCAAGATTATTGATCTTAGTTATCTTTTCATTGCTGGCCGGTACTTTGTCGAGTAGTTTTGGTATTGGAGGTGGTATCATTTTCGTCCCGTGTCTGATTATTCTTTTAGGGTTTAACATGAAAACAGCTTCAGCTACATCCCAGTTCGCCCTCATATTTACATCCCTTTCAGGGTTAACTTTGTTCATCATTGACGGAAAACCGGACTACTATATGGGATTCATTTTATCAGTAGGTTCCATAATTGGGGGTACCGTAGGTAGTATGCTAACCGGTAAGATGAAATCTCATTTATTGCTAAAAATATTCAGCATCATATTACTAATTGTATCACTTAAATTGATTTATGATGGTTTGGGTTAA
- a CDS encoding EMC3/TMCO1 family protein produces the protein MIDLFNWSEKLVLQFPGLTPHYTQHPIFPDMFTSAIVAAIIAIGLNLAMALLRRKTTNIEKMKTVMKETGEWRKKYTEAIKKRDKQLIEELKKKQSQMQKMSMEMQQQQMRPMMLYMIPSFMLWIFVFPAIFGQTVALSPLEIPYLTCSADNVKNDTPVQTTNSTSTELKQGPCKVPGQVFLWGWFLLVNFAFSGIIAKVTNTSIPTF, from the coding sequence TTGATAGATCTTTTCAATTGGTCTGAAAAGTTGGTATTACAGTTTCCAGGTTTGACGCCCCATTATACTCAACATCCAATTTTTCCTGATATGTTCACATCTGCCATCGTTGCTGCGATAATTGCTATTGGTTTAAATTTAGCAATGGCTCTTTTGAGAAGAAAGACAACCAATATAGAAAAAATGAAAACTGTGATGAAGGAAACCGGAGAATGGAGAAAAAAATACACTGAAGCCATTAAGAAAAGAGATAAGCAGTTAATTGAGGAACTAAAAAAGAAACAATCTCAAATGCAAAAGATGAGCATGGAGATGCAGCAGCAACAGATGAGACCTATGATGCTATATATGATACCATCTTTTATGCTATGGATATTTGTTTTTCCAGCGATATTCGGCCAAACGGTGGCTCTTTCACCCCTCGAAATACCATACTTAACCTGTTCTGCTGATAATGTTAAAAATGATACACCTGTTCAAACCACGAATAGCACAAGCACTGAATTGAAACAAGGACCATGTAAAGTCCCCGGTCAGGTATTTCTCTGGGGTTGGTTCCTGTTAGTTAACTTTGCCTTCAGCGGAATAATAGCAAAGGTTACCAATACAAGCATCCCCACATTCTAG
- a CDS encoding arginine--tRNA ligase — protein MIVEDVINEINRSLEVVLTYYNLNRSEVNFEITEPHVKDFGDFSTNICFLLAKKLKKSPNEIADHIVNTILPTSRILINNNGLIETVSFINPGFINFKINNKVFVNEFFKEGTNNSKFDTENKNISNSNELILIEHTSVNPNKALHVGHLRNAIIGDCLYRILRTAGKDVRVINYIDDSGVQVADIIVGFRHAGFSTRIDGQELSREKTKFDHYCGNEIYVKTNELYKSRPDLEIKRKTILKELEDPESETSHFTKTIVDRVLKDQLETCWNLRCRYDLLCFESQIVQSNLWNYIFSILRDKGIIYYEKVGKNSDCWVYKSTKEGDKVLVRSDSTLTYFAKDIPFAVWKLGYLRNPFDYVFYATQWDSSILYRTKIKEKRSGTVESSFDFEKESLIDFNKISKVITIIDSRQERLQNLLVEILGKLGMDSSKYKYLGYEPVILSQSSLDNLGISVMGKNSLHMSGRKGIYIEADIALSNLEERSRVETRNRNPELSEEEIAFISKEISISAVRYFFIKFDFGKMITFDIKESLSLEGDTASYIQYAYARGKRVEDKIIEASFLKIQNNVENKVEITDFSSTEIELIKHICRYDIELRQAANSIDPKVLSKYLFHLATLFNNFYEKSPILKEKNVILATYRALILNNTLQILKRCMSIIGITPLKRM, from the coding sequence ATGATTGTTGAGGATGTTATCAATGAAATTAACCGATCTCTTGAAGTGGTATTAACTTATTATAATTTAAATAGGTCCGAAGTCAATTTTGAAATCACTGAACCACACGTGAAGGATTTTGGAGACTTTTCTACAAACATTTGCTTCTTGCTAGCTAAGAAATTAAAAAAGTCGCCAAATGAGATAGCTGATCATATTGTAAATACTATTTTACCCACTAGTAGAATATTAATTAACAATAATGGCTTGATAGAGACAGTTTCATTCATAAATCCAGGTTTCATTAATTTTAAGATTAACAATAAGGTGTTTGTGAATGAATTCTTTAAAGAAGGTACAAATAATTCAAAATTTGATACGGAAAATAAAAACATTTCAAATTCGAATGAATTGATACTCATAGAACATACTAGTGTAAATCCCAATAAGGCCCTACACGTTGGTCATCTAAGAAATGCCATAATTGGGGATTGCTTGTATAGAATACTTAGAACAGCTGGAAAAGATGTCAGGGTGATAAATTACATTGACGATTCGGGAGTTCAAGTAGCCGATATTATTGTAGGATTCAGACATGCTGGATTCTCTACTAGAATAGATGGTCAAGAATTGTCTAGGGAAAAAACAAAATTTGACCATTACTGTGGTAATGAAATTTACGTTAAAACTAACGAGCTTTACAAAAGCAGGCCTGATTTAGAAATAAAGAGAAAGACTATTCTGAAGGAATTAGAGGATCCTGAATCGGAGACTTCACACTTTACCAAGACCATAGTTGATAGAGTGCTAAAAGACCAACTTGAGACATGTTGGAATTTGAGATGCCGTTATGATTTGTTATGTTTTGAGTCACAAATAGTCCAATCGAACCTTTGGAACTATATTTTTTCAATTCTAAGAGATAAAGGGATAATATATTATGAAAAAGTTGGAAAGAACTCAGATTGTTGGGTGTACAAGTCAACGAAAGAAGGAGATAAGGTATTAGTGCGAAGTGATTCGACTTTAACTTATTTCGCCAAAGATATTCCATTTGCAGTCTGGAAATTGGGCTATCTGCGAAATCCCTTTGATTACGTCTTTTACGCCACTCAATGGGACTCTTCTATTCTATATAGAACCAAGATTAAGGAAAAGCGAAGTGGAACAGTTGAATCCAGTTTTGATTTTGAGAAGGAATCACTTATTGACTTTAACAAAATAAGTAAAGTAATAACAATTATCGATTCAAGGCAAGAGAGGCTTCAAAACTTATTGGTCGAGATTTTAGGAAAATTAGGGATGGATTCATCAAAGTATAAATATCTAGGTTATGAGCCGGTCATATTAAGTCAGAGCTCTTTAGATAATCTCGGCATATCCGTAATGGGTAAGAATTCATTACATATGTCTGGAAGGAAAGGGATTTACATTGAGGCAGATATTGCCTTGAGCAATCTTGAAGAAAGATCAAGGGTAGAAACAAGAAACAGGAATCCAGAACTCTCAGAGGAAGAAATAGCATTTATATCTAAAGAGATATCCATCTCAGCAGTTAGATATTTTTTCATAAAATTTGATTTTGGAAAAATGATAACTTTTGATATTAAAGAGTCTCTGAGCCTTGAAGGAGATACTGCATCCTATATCCAATATGCATATGCCCGAGGGAAGCGAGTAGAAGATAAAATTATTGAGGCAAGTTTCTTGAAAATACAAAATAACGTTGAAAACAAAGTTGAGATTACGGATTTTTCTTCTACTGAAATCGAATTGATTAAACACATATGCAGATATGATATTGAACTAAGACAGGCGGCTAATAGTATAGATCCAAAGGTGCTTTCAAAATATCTTTTCCATCTTGCTACGCTGTTTAATAATTTTTATGAAAAATCACCGATTTTAAAGGAGAAAAATGTGATTCTGGCAACTTACAGGGCATTGATATTGAATAATACCCTGCAAATTCTTAAGCGCTGCATGAGTATCATAGGAATAACTCCTTTGAAGAGAATGTGA
- the purN gene encoding phosphoribosylglycinamide formyltransferase, with protein MFVELINLAIMISGRGSNMKAILDSIRRGDVYGIGKILVISNKQDAWGLKIAEKEYGVKTATILSDRKDESFESRLNFELKNNDIDHLNGLVCLAGFMKILSPSFVELYKNRIMNVHPSLLPSFKGLNAQKQALLAGVKISGCTVHFVDNGVDSGPIILQYPVPVYDNDDESSLSERILLKEHEIYVRAVKLFTLKQISIVDNRVVQI; from the coding sequence ATGTTTGTTGAATTGATAAATTTAGCTATAATGATATCTGGACGTGGAAGCAATATGAAAGCTATCCTTGACTCAATTAGGAGAGGAGACGTATACGGAATTGGTAAAATATTAGTTATTTCCAATAAACAAGATGCCTGGGGTTTGAAAATTGCTGAAAAAGAATATGGGGTTAAGACTGCTACTATATTATCGGACAGAAAAGATGAGTCATTTGAAAGCAGGCTAAATTTTGAATTGAAAAATAATGACATTGATCACCTTAACGGACTAGTTTGTCTTGCTGGATTCATGAAAATTTTAAGTCCATCGTTTGTGGAATTATATAAAAACAGGATAATGAATGTGCATCCGTCATTACTTCCATCATTTAAAGGTCTAAATGCACAAAAACAGGCATTGTTGGCTGGAGTAAAGATTTCTGGCTGCACTGTTCATTTTGTAGATAATGGTGTGGACAGTGGACCGATAATCTTGCAGTATCCTGTTCCAGTATATGACAACGATGATGAATCGTCACTATCCGAGCGAATACTTCTCAAAGAGCATGAAATCTATGTCAGGGCCGTAAAGTTGTTTACTCTAAAACAAATCTCAATTGTCGATAACAGGGTTGTTCAAATTTAA
- a CDS encoding SDR family oxidoreductase, whose product MNKSDKTILVTGSGTGIGQAVARKYAKSGYNIIILGRRKEPLIEASKILKQIITDEKFESSVTYYPGVDVSDFEAINAMFDKIGTDLGQIDIIVNNAGVSGPVKIFTNSSYQEFKDCVSIHLTGTFWTSIKALEVLSNTGKIITISTFFTEENKYEQRPYRFRTPYTAAQGAKNRLSECLSWELVDEGIKVVATNPGPVHSDRIYKTVYPKAAAEFLRVGGFPGLSHKHIEEISAALLPYLGDEPEIIDTESKKIATSLAKKYKDLDPVKTQHLAKELLAKIQEIAEKVQNNTKKMIVDNEFLSQEDVAEMVHNLGSDEMSKLLNGKVIPNDRVFYPVKPIVERTLNIEMDKTLEDKTILITTTSTEEKLLNYIKKIAAKINGLNVKQLIVLTHTDEHSLEVSKMFEGFHHHAIDLGNEVTVKKIFNTINSRYGRADSVIHFTGSYDYDKKLTSLDRKGWDNLVDNFVNIPHLVTTESVLSMTTHQALDDPSLFKGAKGNIVIVGPNSPVGKKVGGEVRARSEVFRGALRPYVTTANQELHDVLNSDINLTLVLPGNINGDLPDYDKMENSLIGLCSQESQKNNLIYYIDE is encoded by the coding sequence ATGAATAAGAGTGACAAAACAATACTTGTTACAGGGAGTGGAACAGGGATTGGTCAGGCTGTGGCAAGAAAATATGCTAAATCAGGTTACAATATCATAATTTTAGGTAGGAGGAAAGAACCACTAATCGAAGCATCAAAAATTTTAAAACAAATAATCACGGACGAAAAATTTGAATCATCCGTAACTTATTATCCAGGGGTAGATGTTTCAGATTTTGAAGCAATTAATGCGATGTTTGATAAAATTGGTACCGACTTAGGTCAAATTGATATTATTGTAAATAATGCCGGAGTTTCTGGTCCAGTTAAGATTTTTACTAATTCAAGTTATCAAGAGTTTAAAGATTGTGTTTCAATCCACCTGACTGGTACTTTTTGGACAAGCATTAAAGCTTTAGAAGTACTCAGCAATACAGGCAAGATAATTACAATCTCCACTTTTTTCACTGAGGAAAATAAATATGAGCAGAGGCCATACAGGTTTAGAACACCTTACACTGCCGCTCAAGGTGCAAAGAACAGACTATCTGAGTGTCTTTCTTGGGAACTAGTTGATGAGGGTATCAAAGTTGTAGCAACAAATCCGGGTCCGGTTCATTCAGATAGAATATATAAAACCGTTTACCCTAAAGCAGCAGCTGAATTTTTAAGAGTCGGAGGTTTTCCGGGTTTGAGTCACAAGCATATCGAAGAGATTTCAGCTGCCTTATTACCATATTTAGGTGATGAACCCGAAATAATCGACACTGAATCGAAGAAAATTGCGACTTCTTTAGCTAAAAAATACAAAGATTTGGATCCTGTAAAGACTCAGCATTTGGCAAAGGAACTTTTGGCTAAGATTCAAGAAATTGCTGAAAAGGTACAGAATAATACGAAGAAAATGATAGTTGATAATGAATTCTTATCTCAGGAAGATGTAGCTGAGATGGTACATAATTTAGGAAGCGATGAAATGAGCAAGTTATTAAATGGAAAAGTGATTCCAAATGACAGGGTTTTCTACCCAGTAAAACCAATAGTTGAAAGGACCTTAAACATTGAGATGGATAAGACCCTAGAAGATAAAACAATTTTAATTACCACGACCTCTACAGAAGAGAAATTGTTGAACTATATCAAGAAAATTGCAGCCAAGATTAATGGCTTAAACGTGAAGCAACTAATTGTCCTTACACATACCGATGAACATTCACTAGAAGTGAGCAAAATGTTTGAAGGATTTCACCATCACGCTATCGATTTAGGTAATGAGGTTACAGTTAAGAAAATTTTCAATACAATCAATTCACGATATGGCAGAGCAGATTCAGTCATACATTTTACCGGTAGTTACGACTATGATAAAAAACTAACTTCGCTTGACCGTAAAGGATGGGACAACTTGGTGGATAACTTCGTTAATATCCCGCACCTAGTCACAACCGAATCAGTATTATCAATGACTACACACCAGGCGTTAGATGACCCTTCACTATTTAAAGGAGCTAAGGGAAACATCGTAATCGTCGGTCCTAATTCGCCGGTGGGGAAGAAAGTAGGTGGTGAGGTCCGTGCCAGGTCAGAAGTTTTTAGGGGAGCGTTAAGACCATATGTCACTACTGCCAATCAAGAACTCCACGATGTATTAAATTCCGACATAAATCTAACTCTCGTTTTACCGGGGAACATAAATGGCGATTTACCAGACTATGACAAAATGGAGAATTCATTGATTGGTTTATGCTCGCAAGAATCTCAAAAAAATAATTTAATTTATTATATAGACGAATAA
- a CDS encoding diphthine--ammonia ligase, producing the protein MAGLFSGGKDSTFAILKTTLQKHDLCCIMTMHPSTDDSLLFHYPTTNLLGKISRAIGVPVIERFCGVAEKNYEVKELTQLIKTAVDEFSIDGLVNGCISSKFQLNIFQDICDKLNIRLISPLWNVNSDYYYEQLLGQGFEIMITRVAALGLDSSWLGKIITRDNYSTLKKLSHKYQFNMTFEGGEAETLVLDCPLYKKRIYVKDHIITWDGIRGMFEILDIDLIEK; encoded by the coding sequence ATGGCAGGCTTATTTTCTGGAGGTAAAGATAGTACCTTTGCAATCCTCAAAACCACTTTACAAAAACATGACTTGTGCTGCATCATGACAATGCATCCAAGTACCGATGACAGCTTATTATTTCATTATCCAACCACCAATCTATTAGGTAAAATTTCTAGAGCTATAGGTGTACCCGTTATTGAGCGCTTTTGCGGTGTAGCTGAGAAAAACTATGAAGTTAAAGAATTAACCCAATTGATTAAAACCGCTGTAGACGAATTTTCAATTGATGGTTTAGTAAACGGTTGTATTTCCAGCAAATTTCAATTAAACATTTTTCAGGATATATGCGACAAACTAAACATAAGATTAATTTCACCTCTTTGGAATGTAAACAGTGATTATTACTATGAACAGTTGCTAGGTCAGGGATTTGAAATAATGATTACTAGAGTCGCAGCACTAGGTTTGGACAGTAGTTGGCTTGGAAAGATAATTACAAGAGATAATTATTCTACCCTAAAAAAATTAAGTCATAAATATCAATTTAACATGACATTTGAGGGCGGAGAAGCTGAAACTTTAGTACTAGATTGTCCTTTATATAAGAAAAGGATTTACGTTAAAGACCACATCATCACATGGGATGGGATCAGGGGAATGTTTGAAATATTAGATATTGATTTAATAGAAAAGTAG
- a CDS encoding 30S ribosomal protein S27ae — protein MSKEKKGEVSVSKFYKITDDKVERIKRECPRCGKGVFMALHKDRLTCGKCSYTEFQKEQTKKSKQ, from the coding sequence ATGAGTAAAGAGAAAAAAGGAGAAGTAAGTGTTTCAAAATTTTATAAAATTACTGACGATAAAGTTGAGAGAATAAAAAGGGAGTGTCCAAGATGCGGCAAAGGTGTTTTCATGGCTCTGCATAAAGATAGATTAACGTGTGGAAAGTGTAGCTATACTGAATTTCAAAAAGAACAAACTAAAAAATCAAAACAATAA
- a CDS encoding phosphoglycolate phosphatase yields MKSIKFFAIDIDGTLTLNGNGALNLDALAKLRYLVKLGYKVIYVTGRSSLEAYALSVFGGTTHIAIGENGGVITTSPVEHKLLANKENCLMGFNILTKRIKGVNQKPVFPRLTEIVLERTFDIDEGNRIFIENDLDLTLVDSNYAFHINEYKINKGFGLAFLLRKLNIDSDEAVAIGDSETDIPMFKQSRFSVTFESSAQNVRNSATHLVGGTNGEGLINAIDLIIRGKAF; encoded by the coding sequence TTGAAGTCCATAAAATTCTTTGCCATCGACATTGATGGAACCCTAACATTAAACGGTAATGGAGCTTTAAATCTTGATGCGTTAGCTAAACTTCGATATCTAGTCAAATTAGGCTATAAAGTAATTTATGTAACTGGCAGATCATCCCTAGAGGCTTACGCTTTGTCTGTATTTGGTGGAACAACTCATATTGCCATAGGTGAAAATGGAGGAGTTATCACTACTTCGCCTGTCGAACACAAATTATTAGCCAATAAAGAAAACTGTTTGATGGGATTTAATATATTAACCAAGAGGATTAAAGGAGTTAATCAGAAACCTGTCTTTCCAAGATTGACTGAAATAGTTCTTGAGAGGACATTCGATATAGATGAGGGAAATAGAATCTTTATAGAAAATGATCTGGATTTGACATTGGTAGATAGTAATTATGCATTCCACATCAACGAATATAAAATCAATAAAGGATTTGGCCTAGCATTCCTTTTGAGGAAGCTCAATATTGATTCTGATGAGGCGGTTGCGATAGGTGATAGTGAAACTGATATCCCCATGTTTAAACAGTCAAGATTTAGCGTGACATTTGAAAGTTCTGCGCAAAATGTTCGAAATAGCGCAACTCACCTGGTAGGAGGCACGAATGGAGAAGGGTTGATAAATGCGATTGACCTGATAATCAGAGGAAAAGCATTCTAG
- a CDS encoding tetratricopeptide repeat protein: MEKIFGKKLLSEKKGDNSSRTASGYKITQDDIKKVNLYNKGVNKMSEEKFEDAIRCFDLSLRIDPFFVDALIKKGYSHFLLKQYSVAITIFDQVLEIDINNPEVWNLKGLVFYKSKNYEKAIECCEKAIDFNPNNSMAWYNYACYLTLDGRSTKGMEALKKSIELDIANAKKAVKDRDFTNARMEEDYKRIIEVVILESIRQGNDYLGKIVWITGLDREEIQDATTRLANKGLLIKNVKKTFTGKDEQYELTKELISKIGVEKRNSQSRRHEGKKEVFFSTQQLKDISAILYESSESSERGDLNSLLQNIDKLLNPILHGTLILDNFFEEHRELRLFNSRLRERGQEYLNSNKEEISKFMLDMDKKIRG, encoded by the coding sequence ATGGAAAAGATTTTTGGGAAGAAACTTTTATCAGAAAAGAAGGGCGATAATTCTTCCCGTACTGCTAGCGGTTATAAAATAACTCAGGATGACATCAAAAAAGTCAATCTATACAACAAAGGGGTAAACAAGATGTCGGAGGAAAAATTTGAAGACGCTATTAGATGTTTTGATCTTTCCCTTAGGATAGATCCTTTTTTCGTGGACGCCTTAATAAAGAAGGGTTATTCACATTTCCTTTTAAAACAGTATAGTGTTGCGATCACCATTTTTGATCAGGTATTAGAGATAGATATCAACAATCCTGAAGTTTGGAACTTGAAGGGCCTAGTTTTTTACAAATCAAAAAATTACGAAAAGGCTATAGAGTGTTGCGAAAAGGCTATAGATTTCAATCCTAACAACTCCATGGCCTGGTATAATTACGCCTGTTACCTGACATTGGATGGAAGGTCAACCAAAGGCATGGAAGCTTTAAAAAAATCTATTGAGCTTGATATTGCTAATGCAAAAAAAGCAGTAAAGGACAGAGATTTTACTAATGCCAGAATGGAAGAAGATTATAAAAGAATTATCGAGGTTGTAATACTTGAATCCATTAGACAGGGAAATGATTATTTGGGGAAGATAGTATGGATTACAGGATTAGATCGGGAGGAAATTCAAGATGCTACAACCAGATTAGCCAATAAGGGTTTACTAATTAAGAACGTCAAGAAAACATTTACCGGGAAAGATGAACAATATGAGCTCACTAAAGAGTTGATATCAAAGATCGGGGTTGAAAAACGAAACTCACAATCAAGACGTCATGAAGGCAAAAAAGAGGTATTCTTTTCTACTCAACAATTAAAAGATATAAGTGCAATCTTGTATGAATCTTCAGAATCTTCCGAGAGAGGTGACTTGAATTCATTATTACAAAATATTGATAAATTATTAAACCCGATCTTACATGGCACTTTGATTCTAGATAACTTTTTTGAAGAACATAGAGAGTTACGATTGTTTAACAGCAGATTACGAGAACGAGGTCAGGAATACCTGAATTCTAATAAAGAGGAGATTTCAAAATTCATGCTGGATATGGATAAAAAAATAAGAGGCTAG
- a CDS encoding UPF0147 family protein, with protein MTVTKKELKQKENIERLNNAISTLDSLIKNVNIQRNIRNMIREVLAILKDEKGGSISVRAANAISMLDGVTQNPQMQSHIRTSLWQVVSALESIREQ; from the coding sequence TTGACAGTTACAAAGAAAGAATTAAAACAAAAAGAAAATATAGAGAGATTAAATAACGCGATATCTACATTAGATTCTCTAATAAAAAACGTCAACATCCAAAGAAATATTAGAAATATGATAAGGGAAGTCTTGGCCATTCTTAAGGATGAGAAAGGAGGAAGTATATCAGTACGAGCTGCAAATGCCATTAGTATGTTAGACGGGGTCACCCAAAATCCTCAAATGCAGTCACATATCAGGACAAGCTTATGGCAAGTTGTATCAGCGTTAGAGAGTATAAGAGAGCAATAG
- a CDS encoding signal recognition particle receptor subunit alpha, with protein sequence MLDSLKDNLRLALKKIVGASDINEELINELCKDLQRALLGADVNVRLVLEITKNLKERSLSEAPPKGLSKKDHIITILYGELSIMLGYSGEDIKTIDAKRMDENLINFNSDKKNTILMLGIQGSGKTTVIAKLARWLSKHGYRIGVIGADTWRPGALTQLKMNCSKINAQVYGEEGNNNALEIVKNGLVFFNDQPVDIIIIDTAGRHKEEQGLLEEMRTMYSIIIPDQVFLIIDGTIGQQAYNQAKIFHENAKISGIIITKLDGTAKGGGAIAASSATGAKVLFIGTGERIDDLEQFSPTSFVGRLLGMGDIKALLEMARNLEIQSDENQAKRLMSGKMTIEDFYAQMENMGKMGFRNVIENLPGLSNFVKDDHLDVLQQKMEKWRFIIQSFSTDEKKNPDIINEARRKRIARGSGVMEHDVKDLIKQYNNSKTMMKQAKGRQMQGLLRRFGLG encoded by the coding sequence ATGCTGGATAGTTTAAAAGATAATTTGAGATTGGCCCTAAAGAAAATCGTTGGGGCTTCAGATATTAATGAAGAATTGATTAATGAATTGTGTAAAGATCTCCAGCGCGCATTACTAGGTGCGGATGTAAATGTTCGATTAGTCTTAGAAATAACAAAAAATCTTAAAGAAAGATCCTTAAGTGAAGCCCCTCCAAAGGGTTTGTCTAAAAAAGACCATATCATTACTATTCTTTACGGCGAACTATCAATAATGCTGGGGTACAGTGGTGAAGATATTAAAACCATTGACGCAAAAAGAATGGATGAAAATCTAATAAACTTCAATTCTGATAAAAAGAACACTATTTTGATGCTAGGAATCCAAGGTAGTGGTAAGACTACTGTTATCGCCAAACTAGCAAGATGGCTCTCAAAACATGGTTATAGGATAGGAGTAATCGGAGCAGATACTTGGCGACCAGGTGCGTTAACCCAATTAAAAATGAATTGCAGTAAAATCAACGCTCAAGTCTATGGTGAGGAAGGTAACAATAATGCACTAGAAATAGTGAAAAATGGACTGGTTTTCTTTAACGATCAGCCAGTTGATATTATAATTATCGATACTGCCGGGCGACACAAAGAGGAACAAGGATTGCTCGAAGAAATGCGAACTATGTATTCAATCATCATACCTGATCAGGTATTTCTTATTATCGATGGGACAATTGGGCAGCAAGCATATAATCAGGCAAAGATTTTCCACGAGAATGCCAAAATCAGTGGTATTATTATTACAAAATTAGATGGTACTGCTAAGGGGGGTGGGGCGATAGCTGCTTCTTCTGCCACTGGTGCAAAGGTCCTTTTCATTGGAACTGGTGAAAGAATTGATGACCTGGAGCAATTTTCCCCTACAAGCTTTGTTGGCAGGCTTTTAGGGATGGGAGATATAAAGGCCCTTCTTGAAATGGCACGCAACTTAGAAATTCAATCTGATGAAAATCAAGCAAAGAGGCTTATGAGTGGCAAAATGACAATCGAGGATTTTTATGCTCAAATGGAAAACATGGGGAAAATGGGATTCCGAAATGTAATTGAAAATTTGCCAGGGCTCTCAAACTTTGTAAAAGATGACCATCTTGATGTTCTGCAACAAAAAATGGAGAAGTGGAGATTCATAATCCAATCCTTTAGTACTGACGAAAAGAAGAATCCAGATATTATTAATGAGGCTAGGAGAAAAAGAATCGCAAGAGGTTCCGGAGTTATGGAACATGATGTTAAAGATCTCATCAAACAGTATAACAATTCAAAGACAATGATGAAACAAGCAAAGGGCCGTCAGATGCAAGGACTTTTAAGGAGATTTGGGCTTGGCTAA